One region of Flavobacterium sp. GSB-24 genomic DNA includes:
- a CDS encoding DUF5103 domain-containing protein, producing the protein MPKFLYQSLIALFIFTFAKAQETQTEVVPPYNIKTVTFVQNGSNVVPIFELGSTFEFQFDDLFGNEANYYFEVTHCDYNWKPTDIPKTDYIRGFDNQRITDYSNSFNTLQVYSHYRLPFPNQFTTQIRLSGNYILKILNEDKEVVFSRKFILYDSHCTVAAQVKRSRNLSNIDYKQNLDFSIASNDITFQTPTQNVKVLLLQNGNFNTAIKNIVPQYTIGNQLVYKYDAETQFWGGNEFLYFENKDIRAANNNVGRVGANNDIYNAYLYTNQARGNQIYTNYEDVNGNFVVKNINGSNNDIEADYAWVYFSLSAPAFRLNKDIYITGMFNNYSLSPEYKMDYNTDKGVFEKAVMIKQGFTNFQYTVADKKGVIDYENAIDGNFYQTENEYTILVYYKEATDRYQRVIGKGNANSINIVN; encoded by the coding sequence ATGCCAAAATTTTTATATCAAAGCTTAATTGCGCTTTTTATTTTTACATTCGCGAAAGCACAGGAAACACAAACTGAAGTCGTTCCTCCTTATAATATTAAAACGGTTACTTTTGTCCAAAATGGCAGTAATGTAGTTCCGATTTTTGAATTAGGATCAACATTTGAATTTCAATTTGATGATTTGTTTGGAAATGAAGCCAATTATTATTTTGAAGTTACGCATTGCGATTATAATTGGAAACCAACTGATATTCCTAAAACAGATTATATTCGCGGTTTTGACAATCAAAGAATTACAGATTATTCCAATTCTTTTAATACGCTTCAGGTTTATTCTCATTACCGTCTTCCCTTCCCTAATCAATTTACAACACAAATACGCTTGTCGGGAAATTATATTTTGAAGATTTTAAATGAAGATAAAGAAGTTGTTTTTTCGAGAAAATTTATTTTATACGATTCGCATTGTACTGTTGCCGCTCAAGTAAAAAGAAGTAGAAACCTTAGCAACATTGATTACAAACAGAATCTCGATTTTTCTATTGCTTCAAATGACATTACTTTTCAAACTCCAACACAAAATGTAAAGGTTCTTTTATTACAGAATGGAAATTTCAATACAGCCATTAAAAATATCGTTCCGCAATACACAATTGGAAATCAATTGGTTTATAAATATGATGCGGAAACTCAATTTTGGGGCGGGAATGAATTTTTATATTTTGAAAACAAAGATATTCGTGCCGCAAATAATAATGTGGGCCGTGTAGGTGCCAATAATGATATTTATAATGCCTATTTGTATACGAATCAAGCACGAGGAAACCAGATTTACACCAATTATGAAGATGTAAACGGAAATTTTGTTGTTAAGAACATTAATGGTTCTAATAATGACATTGAAGCAGATTATGCCTGGGTTTATTTCTCACTTTCTGCACCTGCCTTTCGACTAAACAAAGACATCTATATTACTGGAATGTTTAATAATTATAGTCTTTCTCCAGAATATAAAATGGATTATAATACTGATAAAGGCGTTTTTGAAAAAGCTGTTATGATCAAGCAGGGATTTACTAATTTTCAATATACGGTTGCTGATAAAAAGGGTGTTATCGATTATGAAAATGCTATAGACGGAAACTTTTATCAAACTGAAAACGAGTACACAATTCTGGTTTATTATAAAGAAGCAACAGATCGTTACCAGCGAGTTATTGGAAAAGGAAACGCAAACTCAATAAACATCGTTAATTAA
- the rsmG gene encoding 16S rRNA (guanine(527)-N(7))-methyltransferase RsmG, whose product MDEILKYFPNLTDLQIEQFQKLDFLYHDWNEKINVISRKDIDSLYTKHILHSLGIAKIMKFEPGATVLDVGTGGGFPGIPLAILFPETRFYLIDVIAKKIKVVQGVVDALELKNVKAEQKRAELVKGDFDFIVSRAVTNMPDFVSWIKDKIKKQHKHTLKNGILYLKGGDLAEELKDFPNATLYDLAAIFDDEFFETKKVVHLPLKFKP is encoded by the coding sequence ATGGATGAGATATTGAAATATTTTCCAAATTTGACCGATCTTCAAATCGAACAATTTCAAAAATTAGACTTTTTGTACCACGATTGGAATGAGAAAATCAATGTGATTTCTCGTAAAGATATTGATTCATTATATACAAAACATATTTTGCATTCGTTAGGAATTGCAAAAATTATGAAGTTTGAACCTGGGGCAACTGTTCTTGATGTTGGAACTGGCGGTGGTTTTCCTGGAATTCCGTTAGCGATCCTTTTTCCGGAAACTCGTTTTTATTTAATAGATGTTATTGCTAAAAAGATAAAAGTAGTTCAAGGTGTTGTTGATGCATTAGAATTGAAAAATGTAAAAGCAGAACAAAAACGTGCCGAATTGGTAAAAGGAGATTTCGATTTTATAGTGAGCCGAGCGGTAACTAATATGCCTGATTTTGTTTCTTGGATAAAAGATAAAATTAAGAAACAGCATAAACACACTTTAAAAAATGGAATTCTATATTTAAAAGGCGGTGATTTAGCCGAAGAGCTAAAAGATTTTCCAAATGCAACTTTATATGATTTGGCTGCAATATTTGATGATGAATTTTTTGAAACCAAAAAGGTGGTGCATCTTCCTTTAAAATTCAAACCATAA
- a CDS encoding pyridoxal phosphate-dependent aminotransferase, with the protein MNHILSDRINNLATSQTLAMAALARELKAQGKDIISLSLGEPDFNTPDFIKEAVKKAVDENYSTYSPVEGYLELREAICRKFKRDNGLDYKPTQIVVSTGAKQSLYNIAQVMLNDGDEVILPAPYWVSYFEIVKLSGGVPVEVPTSVETDFKITPEQLEAAITPKTKMMWFSSPCNPSGSVYSREELTALAKVLEKHPNIYVVADEIYEHINFSGTFCSIGSIPGMLDRTITVNGVAKAFAMTGYRIGYIGAPEFIAKACTKIQGQVTSGANSVAQRATITAVDADPSVLNHMVQAFHTRRDLVVGLLKEIPGIKINVPEGAFYVFPDVSSFFGKTLKGTEIKDANDVSMYLLAEANVATVTGDAFGNPNCIRFSYATSDDILKEALRRIKEALTA; encoded by the coding sequence ATGAACCATATTCTTTCAGACAGAATTAACAACCTTGCGACATCACAAACTTTAGCAATGGCTGCTTTGGCACGCGAATTAAAAGCGCAGGGAAAAGACATTATCAGTTTAAGTTTAGGTGAACCTGACTTTAATACACCAGACTTCATTAAAGAAGCAGTAAAAAAGGCAGTCGACGAAAATTACAGCACATATTCTCCAGTAGAAGGTTATTTAGAATTGAGAGAAGCAATCTGCAGAAAATTCAAAAGAGACAACGGATTAGATTATAAACCAACTCAAATCGTAGTTTCTACAGGAGCAAAACAATCTTTATACAACATTGCACAGGTAATGTTAAATGATGGTGACGAAGTTATTTTACCAGCACCATACTGGGTTTCTTATTTCGAAATCGTAAAACTTTCTGGCGGAGTTCCAGTTGAAGTTCCAACATCTGTAGAAACAGATTTCAAAATTACACCAGAGCAATTAGAAGCTGCTATCACACCAAAAACAAAAATGATGTGGTTCTCTTCTCCTTGTAACCCTTCAGGATCTGTTTACAGCAGAGAAGAATTAACAGCTCTAGCAAAAGTTTTAGAAAAACACCCAAATATATATGTAGTTGCCGATGAGATTTATGAGCACATCAATTTCTCAGGAACTTTCTGCAGTATCGGTTCAATTCCAGGAATGTTAGACAGAACAATTACTGTAAACGGAGTTGCAAAAGCATTTGCCATGACAGGTTACAGAATTGGTTATATTGGAGCACCGGAATTCATTGCAAAAGCGTGTACAAAAATTCAGGGACAAGTAACCTCCGGAGCAAATTCTGTGGCTCAACGTGCTACAATTACAGCTGTAGACGCAGATCCAAGTGTATTAAACCACATGGTTCAAGCTTTCCACACACGTAGAGATTTAGTTGTTGGATTACTAAAAGAAATTCCAGGAATTAAAATCAACGTTCCAGAAGGTGCATTTTACGTTTTCCCAGATGTTTCTTCTTTCTTCGGAAAAACTTTAAAAGGAACTGAGATTAAAGATGCAAACGATGTTTCGATGTATCTTTTAGCAGAAGCAAACGTGGCAACTGTTACTGGAGACGCTTTCGGAAATCCAAATTGTATTCGTTTCTCTTACGCAACAAGTGACGACATTTTAAAAGAAGCATTACGCAGAATCAAAGAAGCTTTGACTGCTTAA
- a CDS encoding acyl-CoA desaturase, translating into MNNTAPTFARQDNLKFFRTLNSRVNNYFKENNIQKTGNWKLHLKAVILFAVFLTPYFLILTLDMPFWVMLLLSIVIGIGMAGVGMNVMHDGNHGSYSNKSWINKFMGGTIYVLAGNVYNWQVQHNVLHHTYTNIPGHDEDLDAGRIIRFTEHAEWHSFHRFQHYYSVFLYGLLTFNWAITTDFKQMRNYLKRKLSYGEPKSPKILWTTLIITKLIYISIWIVLPMVIGITWWKVLIGFFVMHYTAGLILSVVFQLAHVVDHTTNPSPNELGEMDNTWAVHQLYTTTNFAPKNAIVNWYTGGLNHQIEHHIFPNISHIHYGKIAKIVKETAKECNLPYYEYKTMRSAIVAHFKHLRELGMKPELSV; encoded by the coding sequence ATGAATAACACTGCACCTACATTTGCAAGGCAAGACAATCTGAAATTTTTCAGGACACTTAACTCACGGGTAAACAATTACTTTAAGGAAAACAACATTCAGAAAACTGGAAACTGGAAGTTACACTTAAAAGCCGTTATTCTATTCGCAGTTTTTTTAACTCCGTATTTTTTAATCCTTACATTAGACATGCCTTTTTGGGTAATGCTTCTTTTATCAATCGTAATTGGTATCGGAATGGCTGGAGTTGGAATGAATGTAATGCACGATGGAAATCACGGTTCCTATTCGAATAAAAGCTGGATCAATAAATTTATGGGAGGAACCATTTATGTTCTTGCTGGAAATGTGTACAACTGGCAGGTACAACATAATGTACTTCACCATACTTATACTAATATACCTGGACACGACGAAGATTTAGACGCTGGAAGAATTATTCGTTTTACAGAACATGCAGAATGGCATAGTTTTCACCGTTTTCAACATTATTATTCTGTTTTCTTATACGGTTTATTGACTTTCAATTGGGCAATCACAACCGATTTTAAGCAAATGAGAAATTATCTGAAAAGAAAATTATCTTACGGAGAACCAAAAAGCCCAAAAATTCTTTGGACAACTTTGATCATCACTAAACTTATTTATATTTCAATTTGGATTGTTTTACCAATGGTAATTGGAATTACTTGGTGGAAAGTGCTAATTGGCTTTTTTGTAATGCATTATACAGCTGGATTAATTCTTAGTGTTGTATTTCAATTGGCACACGTTGTAGATCATACAACAAATCCCTCTCCAAATGAATTAGGAGAAATGGACAATACATGGGCTGTTCACCAATTGTATACTACAACTAATTTTGCACCAAAAAATGCAATTGTAAACTGGTACACAGGTGGATTAAATCACCAAATCGAACATCATATTTTTCCAAACATCAGTCACATTCACTATGGTAAAATTGCAAAAATCGTAAAGGAAACTGCAAAAGAATGCAACCTGCCTTATTATGAGTACAAAACAATGCGAAGTGCTATTGTAGCTCACTTTAAGCATTTACGTGAATTAGGAATGAAGCCTGAATTATCTGTTTAA
- a CDS encoding class I SAM-dependent methyltransferase produces MKKLFKLVLNTIPRPLLIRLSYVARPILALSLRGDKFTDPIDGRSFKSFLPYGYGKQRNNVLSPSTLSLERHRLLWLYLNDQTDFFTAPKKVLHFAPEQAFYKLFRKQKNLDYTTTDLFSPLADVKADICNLPFKDNEYDVILCNHVLEHIPDDTKAMQELFRVLKPGGMAILQIPQDLNREVTFADDSITDQKERARIFGQYDHVRIYGRDYFDKLRSIGFIVIEEDYTNKIAPELVEKYCLAKGEIIPLCFKPEN; encoded by the coding sequence ATGAAAAAACTTTTCAAATTAGTACTTAATACCATTCCTCGCCCATTATTAATTCGTTTGAGTTATGTGGCGCGTCCTATTTTAGCTTTATCTTTAAGAGGAGATAAATTTACAGATCCTATTGATGGCAGAAGCTTTAAATCTTTTTTGCCTTACGGATATGGGAAACAACGTAATAATGTGCTTTCGCCAAGTACACTTTCGTTAGAAAGACATCGTTTGCTTTGGTTATATTTAAACGATCAGACTGATTTTTTTACAGCACCAAAAAAAGTACTTCATTTTGCTCCAGAACAGGCTTTTTATAAATTATTCCGCAAGCAGAAAAATCTGGATTACACCACAACCGATTTGTTTTCACCTCTTGCAGATGTAAAAGCAGATATTTGTAACCTTCCTTTTAAAGACAACGAATATGACGTGATTTTATGTAATCACGTTTTAGAACATATTCCAGATGACACAAAAGCGATGCAGGAATTATTCCGCGTTTTAAAACCAGGCGGAATGGCAATTTTACAAATTCCACAAGATTTAAACCGTGAAGTTACTTTTGCAGATGATTCGATTACAGATCAAAAAGAACGCGCAAGAATATTTGGCCAATACGATCACGTTCGTATTTACGGACGCGATTATTTCGATAAATTAAGAAGCATTGGATTTATCGTAATTGAAGAAGATTACACCAATAAAATTGCACCAGAATTGGTTGAAAAATATTGTTTAGCAAAAGGTGAAATTATTCCCCTTTGTTTTAAACCTGAAAACTAA
- the apaG gene encoding Co2+/Mg2+ efflux protein ApaG, whose translation MVSQITRGIKISVLTSFEGTYFKNYKIHFAFSYVVTIENHSKDSVQLTSRHWEIFDSLNDLEVVDGEGVIGKKPVLKPGENHTYSSGCLLSSPYGAMKGHFNMINFTTTKTFKVIVPTFRMCAPFALN comes from the coding sequence ATGGTTTCTCAAATAACACGAGGCATAAAAATATCGGTTTTAACTAGTTTTGAAGGTACTTACTTCAAAAACTATAAGATTCACTTTGCCTTTAGTTATGTGGTTACAATCGAAAATCACAGTAAAGATTCGGTACAATTAACTTCACGTCACTGGGAAATTTTTGATTCTCTAAACGATCTAGAAGTTGTAGATGGTGAAGGTGTAATTGGTAAGAAACCTGTTTTAAAACCAGGTGAAAACCATACTTATAGCTCAGGCTGTTTATTATCATCTCCTTATGGTGCAATGAAAGGTCATTTTAATATGATCAATTTTACTACTACAAAAACATTTAAAGTAATTGTTCCTACTTTTAGAATGTGTGCTCCTTTTGCTCTAAATTAA
- the pruA gene encoding L-glutamate gamma-semialdehyde dehydrogenase, with protein sequence MLKGFFHVPKAVNEPVKGYAPNSPEKAAVQAAYTTLWNSQIDVPLYIGSEEIRTGNTKNITAPHDHKHIVGKYHLAEKQHIEKAIANALEARHAWANMAWEQRAAIFLKAAELIAGPYRARINAATMIGQSKNIHQAEIDASCELIDFLRYNVEFMTQIYNDQPKSDSTVWNRVEYRPLEGFIYAITPFNFTAIAANLPASAAMMGNVVVWKPSDSQVFSAKIIIDVFKEAGVPDGVINVVFGDALMITDTVLASRDFAGVHFTGSTHVFKDIWAKIGANIQNYKTYPRIVGETGGKDFIIAHPSANVKQVATGITRGAFEFQGQKCSAASRAYIPQSLWPAVKEQLIADVKSMKMGSPEDFGNFITAVIHEGSFDKLASYIDQAKKDADAEIIVGGNYDKSVGYFIEPTVIVTTNPKYTTMETELFGPVITIYVYEDAKWEETLELVDTTSEYALTGAVFSQDRYAIEVATTKLQNAAGNFYINDKPTGAVVGMQPFGGARASGTNDKAGSALNLLRWASPRTIKETFVTPEDYRYPFLG encoded by the coding sequence ATGCTTAAAGGATTTTTTCATGTACCAAAAGCGGTAAACGAGCCTGTAAAAGGATACGCACCGAACTCGCCAGAAAAGGCAGCTGTTCAAGCTGCGTATACCACATTGTGGAATTCTCAAATTGACGTTCCTTTATATATTGGAAGCGAAGAAATCAGAACTGGAAACACAAAAAATATCACAGCGCCACATGATCACAAACACATCGTTGGAAAATATCATTTAGCTGAAAAACAACATATAGAAAAAGCGATTGCAAATGCTCTTGAAGCAAGACATGCTTGGGCAAACATGGCATGGGAACAACGTGCTGCTATTTTCTTAAAAGCTGCAGAACTTATCGCAGGACCATACAGAGCTCGTATTAATGCAGCTACAATGATTGGTCAATCTAAAAATATTCACCAAGCAGAAATCGACGCTTCTTGCGAATTAATTGACTTTTTACGTTACAATGTTGAGTTTATGACTCAAATCTACAACGATCAGCCAAAATCAGATTCTACTGTTTGGAACCGTGTAGAATACAGACCTTTAGAAGGTTTTATTTATGCAATTACTCCTTTTAACTTTACTGCTATTGCTGCAAACCTTCCGGCAAGTGCTGCAATGATGGGTAACGTTGTTGTTTGGAAACCAAGTGACAGCCAGGTGTTTTCTGCAAAAATCATCATCGATGTTTTCAAAGAAGCTGGTGTTCCTGACGGAGTTATCAACGTAGTTTTTGGAGATGCTCTAATGATTACAGATACTGTTTTAGCTAGCCGTGATTTTGCTGGTGTTCACTTTACAGGATCTACTCATGTATTTAAAGATATTTGGGCTAAAATTGGCGCAAACATCCAAAATTATAAAACTTACCCAAGAATCGTTGGTGAAACAGGTGGTAAAGATTTCATCATTGCACACCCAAGCGCAAACGTAAAACAAGTTGCTACAGGAATTACTCGTGGTGCATTTGAATTCCAAGGTCAAAAATGTTCTGCAGCTTCAAGAGCTTATATTCCTCAAAGTTTATGGCCAGCTGTAAAAGAACAATTAATTGCTGACGTAAAATCTATGAAAATGGGTTCTCCAGAAGATTTTGGAAACTTTATTACAGCAGTTATTCACGAAGGTTCTTTTGATAAATTAGCAAGTTATATTGACCAGGCTAAAAAAGATGCTGATGCTGAAATTATTGTTGGTGGTAACTACGATAAATCTGTTGGATACTTTATTGAACCAACTGTTATTGTAACTACAAATCCAAAATATACTACAATGGAAACCGAATTATTCGGACCAGTAATTACGATCTATGTTTACGAAGATGCAAAATGGGAAGAGACTTTAGAATTAGTTGATACTACTTCTGAATATGCTTTAACTGGAGCTGTATTTAGCCAAGATCGTTATGCTATTGAAGTAGCAACAACGAAATTGCAAAATGCCGCTGGTAACTTCTACATTAATGATAAACCAACTGGAGCTGTTGTAGGAATGCAGCCGTTTGGAGGTGCAAGAGCATCTGGAACTAACGATAAAGCAGGTTCTGCATTGAACTTATTACGTTGGGCTTCTCCACGAACTATCAAAGAAACTTTTGTAACTCCAGAAGATTACAGATACCCATTCTTAGGATAA
- a CDS encoding DEAD/DEAH box helicase yields MKTFYFYKPLQKYNPTKPEILKPTKSFQFCFDISFEKNLNTFLPTAYIVEDTDEIKYLNKKATTGVIESFGIAFEDLNSNTKKILTACESLKPEFIFKKFSAKIKSAKTITDLQKDSKIDFAIRQHLKFHLSSFYNLIVQEQFPLSLNIGPEKDFYRSRVAVNPLIFEPQIQFDKHAEGITYTLSLKENETAFLPMNNNIDILLDEPGWLVVNKKLGQLKELNAKKLMPFLKKNSIEIPSKLVDDYFKSFIPEIAKKIDIEATGFEVENRDKIISCTIQPIHDFFKNCYYLNLYFDYDGYCFDASKTKKTHSFVDFSIANQPKIIQFKRSTEETFYTKKLEELGLSVIKNEFYGLNSEIENPDPFLNIQFVIDHKEELENLGFTIQNLKVESKEIITENHIVSASKDINGDWFDIKIIITIGNYKINFSEIIPNIKSKERLFLLPDGNYFLIPLEWFSKYSSLAKLAKTENGNLLLRKSNFTALDAIPEIKDDVTYQAEYKSSDLLKATLRPYQIDGVKWLLGHFNSNLGACLADDMGLGKTLQTLAVLVAVQEQLGFTTKTTNFDLFANETTIEREPLKTLIVLPSSLVFNWYNEAIKFTPHFSKMQYVGNDRKQLASRLASTDLIFTSYSIIHRDIAILEKYDFRYLILDESQYIKNKNSKIFKAINKISTAHKIALSGTPIENSLDDLWSQMQFINPDILGTYNFFAENFKIPIEKKQNEEVLSELKNLVQPYILRRTKEQVLKDLPELSEQIYYCDMDPEQEKLYEKEKSKARNFLLKTDGSSPDKISIINTLMKLRQLSNHPKMVDKDSEIDSGKYIAATNYLENLVKAKQKVIIFSSFVTNLSFYTDWCKENKIDYCEITGETPASKREQQVNLFQEKENPLLFFISLKAGGVGLNITKASYVLFLDPWWNPFAEKQGVGRAHRIGQLNKVNVIRFISKNTVEEKIIKLQENKKLLSDSLLEESYINDEIEANLDYILNS; encoded by the coding sequence TTGAAAACTTTTTACTTTTATAAGCCTTTACAAAAATACAACCCAACCAAACCTGAAATCTTGAAACCTACAAAATCATTTCAATTTTGCTTTGACATCAGCTTTGAAAAAAATCTGAATACTTTTCTCCCAACAGCTTATATCGTTGAAGATACCGATGAAATCAAATATTTAAACAAGAAAGCGACCACTGGAGTTATAGAAAGTTTCGGAATTGCTTTTGAAGATTTAAATTCTAATACCAAAAAGATACTTACAGCCTGCGAATCTTTAAAGCCAGAATTCATTTTTAAAAAATTCAGCGCCAAAATCAAATCGGCGAAGACAATTACTGATTTACAAAAAGATTCTAAAATTGATTTTGCGATTCGCCAGCATTTAAAATTCCATTTAAGTTCATTTTATAATCTAATAGTTCAAGAACAATTTCCATTGTCTCTTAACATCGGACCTGAAAAGGATTTTTATCGCTCAAGAGTTGCTGTTAATCCTTTGATTTTCGAACCTCAAATTCAATTCGATAAACACGCTGAAGGCATTACTTATACCCTTTCTTTAAAAGAAAACGAAACGGCTTTTTTACCAATGAATAACAATATTGATATTCTTTTGGATGAACCAGGCTGGTTGGTTGTCAATAAAAAACTAGGACAACTAAAGGAGCTTAATGCGAAAAAACTAATGCCTTTTTTAAAGAAAAATTCAATTGAAATTCCATCAAAATTAGTTGACGATTACTTTAAAAGTTTTATTCCAGAAATAGCTAAAAAAATAGATATTGAAGCAACTGGTTTTGAAGTCGAAAATCGCGATAAAATTATTTCGTGCACGATCCAGCCCATTCACGACTTCTTTAAAAACTGTTATTATCTTAATCTTTATTTTGATTATGACGGCTATTGCTTTGATGCTTCCAAAACAAAAAAAACACATTCGTTTGTTGATTTTAGCATCGCCAATCAGCCTAAAATTATTCAATTTAAAAGAAGTACAGAAGAGACTTTTTATACCAAAAAATTAGAAGAACTCGGTTTAAGTGTAATTAAAAATGAATTCTACGGATTGAATTCAGAAATCGAAAATCCTGATCCTTTTCTGAATATTCAATTTGTTATCGATCATAAAGAAGAACTTGAAAATCTCGGATTTACAATTCAGAATTTAAAAGTCGAAAGCAAAGAAATCATTACAGAAAACCATATTGTTTCGGCATCTAAAGATATAAATGGAGATTGGTTTGACATTAAAATAATCATTACAATTGGGAATTATAAGATCAATTTCAGCGAAATTATTCCGAATATAAAAAGCAAAGAAAGACTCTTTTTACTACCCGATGGAAATTATTTTCTGATTCCTTTAGAATGGTTCAGCAAATACAGTTCTCTGGCTAAATTGGCTAAAACAGAAAATGGAAATCTTCTTTTACGTAAAAGCAATTTTACTGCTTTGGATGCAATTCCTGAAATTAAAGACGATGTGACCTACCAGGCCGAATACAAATCTTCAGATTTGTTAAAGGCAACTTTGAGACCTTATCAAATTGATGGGGTAAAATGGCTTTTGGGGCATTTCAATTCGAATTTAGGTGCCTGCCTAGCCGATGATATGGGACTTGGAAAGACTTTACAGACTTTAGCCGTTTTGGTCGCTGTGCAAGAACAATTAGGATTTACGACAAAAACTACGAATTTTGATTTGTTTGCCAATGAAACGACAATCGAAAGAGAACCGCTAAAAACTCTTATCGTTTTACCTTCTTCATTGGTTTTTAACTGGTATAACGAAGCCATAAAATTTACACCGCATTTTTCAAAAATGCAGTATGTAGGTAACGACAGAAAACAATTGGCGAGCAGACTTGCCTCAACCGATTTAATTTTTACAAGTTACAGCATCATACATCGCGATATTGCAATTTTAGAGAAATACGATTTCCGCTATTTAATTTTAGACGAAAGTCAATACATTAAAAACAAAAACTCTAAAATTTTTAAAGCGATAAACAAAATAAGCACAGCTCACAAAATTGCATTAAGCGGTACTCCTATCGAAAATTCGCTTGACGATTTATGGTCTCAGATGCAGTTTATAAATCCAGATATTTTGGGAACTTATAATTTTTTCGCAGAAAATTTTAAAATCCCGATTGAGAAAAAACAGAATGAAGAAGTTTTATCTGAATTGAAAAATCTCGTTCAGCCTTACATTTTGAGACGAACCAAAGAACAGGTTTTAAAGGATTTACCAGAATTATCAGAACAGATTTATTACTGCGATATGGATCCTGAACAGGAAAAATTATACGAAAAAGAGAAATCTAAAGCGCGTAATTTTTTACTAAAAACAGATGGATCAAGTCCAGATAAAATCAGCATTATCAATACATTGATGAAGTTGAGACAGCTGAGCAATCATCCAAAAATGGTAGATAAAGACTCGGAGATCGATTCTGGAAAATATATTGCGGCTACCAATTATCTGGAAAATTTAGTAAAAGCAAAACAAAAAGTAATCATTTTCAGTTCGTTTGTTACCAATTTGAGTTTTTATACTGATTGGTGCAAAGAAAACAAAATAGATTATTGTGAAATTACAGGCGAAACTCCTGCGAGTAAAAGAGAGCAACAGGTCAATTTATTTCAGGAAAAAGAAAATCCTTTGTTGTTTTTCATTTCGCTTAAAGCCGGCGGTGTTGGCTTGAATATTACGAAAGCGTCATATGTTTTATTCTTAGATCCATGGTGGAATCCTTTTGCTGAAAAGCAGGGAGTCGGCAGAGCGCATCGTATCGGGCAGTTGAATAAAGTAAATGTGATTCGATTTATTTCGAAAAATACAGTTGAAGAAAAAATAATCAAACTACAGGAAAACAAAAAACTGTTGTCTGATTCTCTTTTGGAAGAAAGTTATATTAACGATGAAATTGAAGCTAATTTAGATTACATTCTGAATTCTTAA